In Acidobacteriota bacterium, the sequence CAAGGTCGAGATCAAGTCGAAGGCCAACGGCATCATCGAGCAGCTCTACGTCCAGGTGGGCGACGAGGTGAAGGCGGGAGCCGTGCTGGCCGAGCTCGATAAGGAGTTGCTCGCGGCGAGGCTGCGCGAGGAGCAGGCGAACCTCGCGGCGGCTGAGGCGGCGCTGCTCGGCGCCCGCGCCCAGCTCGAGAAGAACGTGATCGAGGCCGAGGGACCCGACGTCGAGTTCGCCCGGCGCGCCCGCGAACGGGCCGCGAGCCTCTTCGACCAGAAGCTGCTCGCGCAGTCGGCGCTCGACGAGGCGCAGAGCGCGCTCGACGTCGCCGAGAACCGCCAGCGCAGCGCGCGAGGCCAGCTCGTGGTCGCCCGCGCCAGGGTTGCCGAGGCCGACGCCAAGGTCGCGCAGTCGCGCGCCGCCGTAGCGCGCGCCGAGGAGGATCTGCGCAACGCCACGCTGCGGGCGCCGATCGACGGCACGGTGTTGACCCGCGACGTCGAGATTGGCAGTCCCGTCTCGTCGATCCTCAACCTCGGCGCCAACGCCACGCTCGTCATGACGCTCGGCGACATCGATCGGGTGTTCGTGCGCGGCAAGGTCGACGAGTCGGACATCGGGCGCGTGCGGCTCGAGATGCCGGCGCGCATCAGCGTCGAGACCTTCAAGGACAGGAAGTTCGAGGGGCGCGTGACCCAGATCTCGCCGATTGGCGTCGAACGCGACAACGTGACGACGTTCGAAGTCGAGGTGTCGATCGACAACGCGAGCAACGAGCTGCGCGCCAACATGACCGCGAACGCCGAGATCGTGCTCGCCGAGTATCCCGGTTCGCTCATCATTCCTGAGGCCGCGCTCACCTACGACGCGCAGCGGAACGCGTTTGTCGACGTGCCGGCACCCACCGAGCCCGGCGGGCGCCGTCGCGTGCAGGTGACGCTCGGCGTCGGCAACGGCACGCGGACGCAGGTCGTCGAAGGGTTGACGGCCGGCGACAAGGTCATTCTGCCGAGCTGAGGACTGCGAGGGGCGCCGCGCCACGCGGCAGGCGTCCGGGCACGCGCCATGCGAGAAGCCATCGTCCAGTCGTTCGAGAACCTCCGGGCCAACAAGCTGCGGAGCTTCCTCACCATGTTCGGCATCCTGTGGGGCATCGTGTCGATCGTCCTGCTCGGCGCCATGGGCGAGGGGTTCAAGCGGGGCAACGACAAGGTGCTCGCCGAGTTCGGCCAGAACGTCGGGATCATGTGGCCAGGCCGCACGAGCCTGCAGGCCGGCGGCGAGCGGGCGGGCCGCGCGCTGCGCCTCACCTACGACGATGTCGAGGTGCTCAAGGCGCAGTCGCGCATGCTGCGTCTCATCAGCCCGGAGATCCAGCGCGGGGCGCAGGTGAAGAGCGCGTACAACGCGGCCGCCGTGCAGGTCCACGGCGTCG encodes:
- a CDS encoding efflux RND transporter periplasmic adaptor subunit, translated to MTKSRKRVAFWVGIGVAVATAAGVAATRGNGKVEFDPARLATAEIGTMTTSVVATGKIEPITKVEIKSKANGIIEQLYVQVGDEVKAGAVLAELDKELLAARLREEQANLAAAEAALLGARAQLEKNVIEAEGPDVEFARRARERAASLFDQKLLAQSALDEAQSALDVAENRQRSARGQLVVARARVAEADAKVAQSRAAVARAEEDLRNATLRAPIDGTVLTRDVEIGSPVSSILNLGANATLVMTLGDIDRVFVRGKVDESDIGRVRLEMPARISVETFKDRKFEGRVTQISPIGVERDNVTTFEVEVSIDNASNELRANMTANAEIVLAEYPGSLIIPEAALTYDAQRNAFVDVPAPTEPGGRRRVQVTLGVGNGTRTQVVEGLTAGDKVILPS